The following proteins come from a genomic window of Pyxidicoccus sp. MSG2:
- a CDS encoding DNA cytosine methyltransferase, which yields MISRLEQHAGKRDARRPCGISPDGMVPGIEAKLARIGKGEPPRLLDLFSGCGGLTLGFVSAGCVSVGGVEVDGHAAESHALNFHSSGGASPDARHAMAKDILRHKPKELLEFLQKHSPDKGVDLIVGGPPCPAFTRVGRAKLREVFQHPEAFKQDPRATLYVPYLQYVRALKPLALVMENVPDILNWGGHNLGDEICESLAAMGYRCAYTLLNAASYGVPQMRERFFLVAVHKETGGDPSFPVPTRKVDFPRGYSSSRMVALKNVLAKTSGKGSWYVPPPVADVDAPPAVTAYEALADLPELTDHLHNRDRRGARYLDGQVPHTKLPHSAYARFMREWPEFKSDGRLRDHVTRCLTQRDYRLFKAMEPGEDYPKAHARAMDLFQKELGKRRRAGTTLLEGAADYLSLKADYVPPYDPGKFPNKWRKLAANEPARTLMAHLGKDTYSHIHYDSAQQRVISVREAARLQSFPDGFRFAGTMNPAFRQIGNSVPPLLAWYIADELLRSLGITPKALPNLFDAPGKTQVRNRVA from the coding sequence GACGCACGGAGGCCCTGCGGTATAAGCCCGGATGGCATGGTTCCAGGCATCGAGGCGAAACTCGCGAGGATAGGCAAGGGGGAGCCACCTCGACTGCTGGACCTGTTCTCCGGGTGTGGTGGGCTCACACTCGGCTTCGTCAGCGCGGGATGTGTCAGCGTCGGTGGGGTGGAAGTCGACGGCCATGCAGCCGAGTCGCACGCGCTGAACTTTCATTCGTCAGGTGGCGCCTCGCCGGACGCCCGGCACGCCATGGCCAAGGACATCCTGCGGCACAAGCCCAAAGAACTTCTTGAGTTCTTGCAGAAGCACTCCCCCGACAAGGGTGTCGATCTGATCGTCGGCGGTCCGCCGTGTCCGGCCTTCACGCGGGTTGGCAGGGCGAAGCTCCGCGAGGTGTTCCAACATCCCGAAGCCTTCAAGCAGGACCCCCGGGCCACGCTCTATGTGCCCTACCTCCAGTATGTCCGAGCGCTCAAGCCGCTGGCTCTCGTCATGGAGAACGTCCCCGACATCCTCAACTGGGGCGGGCACAATCTGGGGGATGAAATCTGCGAGTCGCTTGCGGCCATGGGCTACCGCTGTGCCTATACCCTCCTGAACGCCGCGAGTTACGGCGTTCCGCAAATGCGCGAAAGGTTCTTCCTCGTCGCCGTCCATAAGGAGACCGGCGGCGACCCCAGCTTCCCCGTGCCGACACGGAAGGTTGATTTCCCGCGGGGGTACTCCAGCAGCCGGATGGTGGCCCTGAAGAACGTCCTGGCAAAGACCTCGGGCAAGGGGTCCTGGTACGTGCCGCCCCCTGTGGCCGACGTCGACGCGCCCCCTGCCGTGACGGCCTACGAAGCACTGGCAGATCTGCCCGAACTGACGGATCACCTGCACAATCGGGATCGGCGCGGCGCACGTTACCTGGATGGACAAGTTCCGCATACGAAGCTCCCACACAGCGCCTACGCACGGTTCATGAGGGAATGGCCTGAATTCAAGTCCGATGGGCGCCTCAGGGATCACGTGACCCGCTGCCTGACCCAGCGGGACTATCGGCTCTTCAAGGCCATGGAGCCGGGTGAGGACTACCCGAAGGCCCATGCGCGAGCCATGGATCTGTTCCAGAAGGAGCTGGGGAAACGCCGGAGGGCTGGCACCACCCTGCTGGAGGGCGCAGCCGACTACTTGAGCCTCAAGGCTGACTACGTTCCTCCGTACGATCCGGGAAAGTTCCCCAACAAATGGCGCAAGTTGGCTGCCAATGAGCCCGCGCGAACTCTGATGGCCCATCTCGGCAAAGACACATACAGCCACATCCACTACGACTCGGCTCAGCAGCGGGTGATCTCGGTGCGGGAAGCCGCGCGCCTCCAGTCGTTCCCCGATGGATTCCGCTTCGCCGGCACGATGAATCCAGCCTTCCGCCAGATCGGAAACAGCGTGCCTCCACTCCTGGCTTGGTACATCGCTGACGAACTGCTCCGTAGCCTCGGAATAACCCCCAAGGCCCTACCGAATCTCTTCGATGCGCCCGGGAAGACGCAGGTCCGGAACAGGGTGGCGTAG